From the genome of Aerococcus urinaehominis:
TGGTCCATGCCTGAACGCCCAGCCTCGCACCCTTTTTTACTCTCCAAAGAATTGGTGGGCGATTTGATGGCCTTGGTCGATTTTAGCCCATTGTTGGTCGTGGCTTAATTCATTACCGACGTCACAAGAGGCAAAGCCACATTGGTGGGAGAGGTAGAGGCGGTCTTTAGGAATATATTGGCTGGCCTCTTCAAGCATGTCTAAGGCGCGGTCAGCGTCATCCAGGTCGGCCTGTTTACTAGATAGGCAACCAACTACCACTTCTACTTCTGGCCGGTCGGCAAAAATCTTCAAGACTTCCAGCGATCCAGCCCGGTCATCATCCCATTCTAAATAGAAGCGGTCATAGCGTTGTTGCTTCAGGAAATATTCAGCCACTTCACTGTAGCTACCGCCACCCGCATAACGCGAGGCATAGTTACCGCGACAGTTGTGGCCATAAACCTTGAGCCCTAGCTCGTGGGCATAGTCAGCCACCGCGTTATTCATAGCAATCAGCTGCTTAGCTAATTCATCCAGGCTGGCTACTCTGAAAGTATCTAGGTCAACTTGGTGGTCATTAGAGTCACCAGCAAAGGCGTTCCACACACAGTCATCTAGCTGGACAATTTCGCCACCAGCTGCCTGGTAATCATCCAGGTAATGGCGGTAGGATTGGACTAGGTCATGGCGGAAGTCAGCTAAATCTTGGTAGTAATTGTCGGGACCGATGGCACCTTGAGCTACTATTTCGTAGTAGATATGACCAGGTGTTACAATCGGAAACTTAAGGCCAACTTCACTAGGGGCATGGGCTTTTAGCCGTTTAAAATGGTCGATAAAAGGGTGGTTATGACCAGACAATTTGCCTTCAACTGCTAGGCCAATATCCTGGCGGGTTTGGAAAGATTTGTCGTCTAGGTCCTCACCATGGTCAGCGAATAGGTAGCCGTGGTCAGTGATATAACGGCGGATGCCTTCTAGCCCCCAGGCAAAGTCTAAATGCCATAAGGACCGTGATAATTCACCATCGGAAATTTCTGACAGGCCATGGGCCACTTGTTGGTCAATGGCCTGGTGGACATCGGCGGTTTCAGTTTCTAGGTAGCCAGGTAGGCTGTCATAGAAAGGGTAGGCGATATCATCGCGATGCTCAATTTTTTGCCGGTAGTCCAAGAGGTCACTCGGGCGTAGTAGGGATCCAACAGTTAAGAATTTTTTTGAATGTGTAGTCATATTTTGTCACTCCAAACTTTTTTGATTAAGGCTAGTTTAGCCAATTTGGGTGACAAAGTATAATACCGGCTAACTGGCTGTAGACATAGTATAGAACTATGAAAGTCAGCTAGCGATTAATTTTGATCGGTTACCTAGTTCACCCGGTACATTTCTTCCCCTTCAACCAGGAAGGAAATGATACACTGGCTGGCCTCTTCGGCCATGGCGCGCCGGGCCGGGTGGGTAGCCGTCCCCAGGTGGGGCATGGTGAAAACCTGGTCCATTGTCAGGAGTTCAGGGCTGATTTTAGGCTCTTCCTCAAATACATCCAATCCGGCGCCAGCGATTTGGCCACTTTCCAAGGCCTTTATTAGGGCTGCTTCGTCATGGACGGGACCTCTGGCCATATTGATAAAGTAGGCAGACGGTTGCATTTTTTCAAAGGCAGCTTGGTCAAACATGTGGTGGGTTTCATCGGTAAGGGGTACGTGGACCGTGATCACATCATTATGGGCCAAAAGGTCATCAAAGCTCATATACTGGGCCTGGTAGTCGGCTGCCTGGGGACTTTCATGGCGTTGGTAGTAGGAGAGTTGGACATTAAATGGTTGCAGGAGTCGGGCCACCTCTTGGCCGATACTACCAAAGCCAACAATGCCGACTTTTGCGCCTAGCAAGCTCTGGGTGAGGTTTTCTGGCTGGGTCTGGTCAGGCCACTGGCCGGCATGAATCATGCCGCGGAAGTGGTCGTAGTGACGGATAGCCCCCAGCATGATTAAGAGGGTGGTCTCCGCAGTTGGTGTCCGGACGGCCTGGGGCGTATTGGTAACCAGGATTCCTTTTTGGCGGGCATAATCAGCATCTATGGCATCATAGCCAGCCCCAAAATTGGCAATGATTTTCAACTTTTTCCCGGCATCAATCTTGTCGGGACCAAACGCGCCTGACCGGACTAAGACTGCTTCATAATTAGCCAGCTTGTCCAACAAGTCCTGGTCTGACCAGTCGGCTTGACTAAAATCCACTGTAAAATGTTCACTTAATGACTTTAAATGGTCGGCCGGAATCGACCCTTGCACTAATACTTTCATAAGATACCTCCTAAATCTGCTGCTGGCAACCAGCAGTCGCTAATGACTTGTCACATCTATAAGTATACGCTATCATTACGGAAACTTCAGTAAAAGAGACTGAGAATAAGAGGGGAGATACCATGTCAATTCGCAGCGACCTATTTGCATTAGCCGAGGAAAGCTATGGCGATTTTCAAAGCCGGCTCTTGCCAACCATAGACCGGGATAAAATTATCGGGGTCAGGATTCCTATCCTGCGCCGATACGCTAAGGACTTGCTTAAAGAGTCAGCCGGACAAGACTTTATGGCTGACCTGCCGCATGACTACTATGATGAACAGATGCTCCAGGGCTTGATGATTAGTCAGTTAAGTGACTATGACCAGGTGGTCGCTCGCTTGGCGGACTTTTTACCCCATATTGACAACTGGGCGGTTTGCGATAGTCTGCGACCCCAGATATTTAGCCAGCACCGGGCAGATCTCATCAAGTTGATTCCTGGTTGGTTGGCTAGCGATCATGCCTATACCGTGCGTTTTGCCATCAATATGCTGATTGTTCATTTTTTAGGCGCCGATTTTAACCCAGCTCAGCTGGACTGGGTGGGCCAAATTAAAAGGGATGATTATTACATCCAAATGGCCATGGCCTGGTATTTTGCTTCAGCCCTGACCAAGCAGTGGCAGGCAGCCATAACTTATTTTGAACAAGCTAATTTACCAATTTGGGTCCACAATAAAACCATTCAAAAGGCCCGGGAAAGCCGGCAAATTAGTTCTGAAGCTAAGGCCTATCTTAACAGTCTAAAAAGAAAGCAGGACAAATAAAACCATGAATCAAGTCAAAGAAAATAAAAAAGCAGCCCAAAAATTATGGGCTACCAACAAATATTTCGTGTTATCCAAGTCGCAACGGATTTACCAAGACATCCGCAATTATCTGAAGACCGACCCGGTAGACCCTCAAGTGGTTCAAGATTATATTGACCAAGCCCAGGCCCTAGCTGAAGACCCTGGGGCAGTGGTTAATGCCACCCAGCATGTCTGGGGCTATTTTAAGGATCAGGCCAATGCTAGTGAGCGAAACAGTTACCAAGATATCTTAAGCCACTACCAATCCGGCCAAATTGACCAAGGGACGGTCATTAAATTTTTAAATGATATGCTGGCCCAGTATCCCAATGACTATCTTAGCCAGCAGACCTGGTTGGACCAAGCAGACTAGGTTAAACCAGAACATGGGGCATCAGTGCCAGCCTTCACGCTCTTATTTTGCCGAGATTTGAGCATCTTAACTGGGTCCAAATAGCTTAGCCCCACCACTTGAGCTACTTCAGCCCAGGTATTTCGTGAGATTAGCTGGAGGCCTTGTCCTCAAGTAGCTTAACTCGACCACTTAAGCTACTTCAGCCCAGGTATTTCGTGGGATTAGCCGTTGAGCTTGGTCCCAAGTAGCTTAACGCGACCACTTGAGCTACTTCAGCCCAGGTATTCGTGAGATTAGCTGTTGAGCTTGGTCCCAAGTAGCTTAACCCCGCTACCTGAGCTACTTCAGCCCAGGTATTTCGTGAGATTAGCTGTAGGGCTTGTCCCCAAGTAGCTTAACTCGACCACTTAAGCTACTTCCCTAGAGCATAATTCCACCTGCTGCCCACCTACCAAGCAAGTAAAAATCCTGGGACTAATGCTCAGGATCTCGCTATTATACGAATATTATCAGTATAGTTAGATTCGAGCAGGCATACTATATCCGTACAATTTAAAAATGCTATGGCTACAGCAAAAAGTCAAGGCTGACCTGCGTTAGACTCAAATCCTTCGATGTCTTTCAGACCTCGCTAGCTTTTGGTCCAACTATCCAGCCCTCTCACCCTTGTTTAGTCACAATGCCATTGGCCATTTTCAAAGTGGCAGGTCTGTCCGTTTTGGCCTACTTGATCTAATTTAGCAATGAGGGTCTCTCCTTCTTGTTGGGCAATTTGAGCCAAGTTGGCCTCGATCGTGGCTTGGTCCTGGGCGCCTGATATTAAATACTTTTGGTTAATGACTAGGGCCGGGGCACCTTGGATGCCGTAAGCCTGGACTTGGGCCAGGTCTTGGAGAACCGCTTCTTCGGTTTCCGGCTTGTCGACCTGGTCTTGCCAAGCGGCCAGGTCAATATCAGTCTTAGCCACTGCTGCCTTAAGGACGGCTGGATCAGCGATATCCTGGTTGTCGACAAAAAGTGCGGTTTGGATGGCATCAAAGGCATCCCAGTAGGCTGCTTGACCGCCAACTAGACCCGCTGCCTTAGCAGCAATGAGGCCCGGTTTGGAAGTAGGGAAGAGGAAGTCGCTAGCCGCCATGCCAGCAATATTAAAACGGTGGTCATCATCGTTTTGGTTGGCGTGTTCCCAATGGCTTAAAACTTCATCTTTAACGGCGGCGTGGCTGCCAAACATTTGCTCAAACTGGCTGACCTCCCAACCCAGGGCAAAAGACCGATGAATAATTTCTAGGCTGGGATACTTGGCTTGGATTTTGCGCATCCTAGCTGACATAGGAAAGCAGAAGGAACAGATAACATCGTGGAAAAATTCAATTTGCATATTTAACTCCTTTTGGGCTTGGAACATAGATCTTTGGCTTTTGCTATTGTAGGAAAACTAGCAGCCTAGTCGAGTGGGTCTTGGCAGGAATGAGGTCATTTCAGAAATTCATTCCTGAGCGCCAAGTCTCACACCCTCAATACTAGAAAAACTCAGCCAGACTAGCAATAAAAATGCTTAATTGGTTTTTTATCCAGGTCTTTTCATTAAAAAATGTGTTTTTTATGAAAACTGATGCAAGCTAGAGAGGAAATTGTTAAAATAGCACAAAAGACTTTAAAGGGGTTTCATTTTGTGGAGATAGCAATTAAACACCAGGAAGAGTTTATAGTTGCTGGTTTAAACCGGCAAGGTATAGACCGGGATGTTTGTCCGGCA
Proteins encoded in this window:
- a CDS encoding 5-methyltetrahydropteroyltriglutamate--homocysteine methyltransferase, whose translation is MTTHSKKFLTVGSLLRPSDLLDYRQKIEHRDDIAYPFYDSLPGYLETETADVHQAIDQQVAHGLSEISDGELSRSLWHLDFAWGLEGIRRYITDHGYLFADHGEDLDDKSFQTRQDIGLAVEGKLSGHNHPFIDHFKRLKAHAPSEVGLKFPIVTPGHIYYEIVAQGAIGPDNYYQDLADFRHDLVQSYRHYLDDYQAAGGEIVQLDDCVWNAFAGDSNDHQVDLDTFRVASLDELAKQLIAMNNAVADYAHELGLKVYGHNCRGNYASRYAGGGSYSEVAEYFLKQQRYDRFYLEWDDDRAGSLEVLKIFADRPEVEVVVGCLSSKQADLDDADRALDMLEEASQYIPKDRLYLSHQCGFASCDVGNELSHDQQWAKIDQGHQIAHQFFGE
- a CDS encoding NAD(P)-dependent oxidoreductase, which produces MKVLVQGSIPADHLKSLSEHFTVDFSQADWSDQDLLDKLANYEAVLVRSGAFGPDKIDAGKKLKIIANFGAGYDAIDADYARQKGILVTNTPQAVRTPTAETTLLIMLGAIRHYDHFRGMIHAGQWPDQTQPENLTQSLLGAKVGIVGFGSIGQEVARLLQPFNVQLSYYQRHESPQAADYQAQYMSFDDLLAHNDVITVHVPLTDETHHMFDQAAFEKMQPSAYFINMARGPVHDEAALIKALESGQIAGAGLDVFEEEPKISPELLTMDQVFTMPHLGTATHPARRAMAEEASQCIISFLVEGEEMYRVN
- a CDS encoding DNA alkylation repair protein, whose product is MSIRSDLFALAEESYGDFQSRLLPTIDRDKIIGVRIPILRRYAKDLLKESAGQDFMADLPHDYYDEQMLQGLMISQLSDYDQVVARLADFLPHIDNWAVCDSLRPQIFSQHRADLIKLIPGWLASDHAYTVRFAINMLIVHFLGADFNPAQLDWVGQIKRDDYYIQMAMAWYFASALTKQWQAAITYFEQANLPIWVHNKTIQKARESRQISSEAKAYLNSLKRKQDK
- a CDS encoding YbgA family protein: MNQVKENKKAAQKLWATNKYFVLSKSQRIYQDIRNYLKTDPVDPQVVQDYIDQAQALAEDPGAVVNATQHVWGYFKDQANASERNSYQDILSHYQSGQIDQGTVIKFLNDMLAQYPNDYLSQQTWLDQAD
- a CDS encoding DsbA family oxidoreductase, whose product is MQIEFFHDVICSFCFPMSARMRKIQAKYPSLEIIHRSFALGWEVSQFEQMFGSHAAVKDEVLSHWEHANQNDDDHRFNIAGMAASDFLFPTSKPGLIAAKAAGLVGGQAAYWDAFDAIQTALFVDNQDIADPAVLKAAVAKTDIDLAAWQDQVDKPETEEAVLQDLAQVQAYGIQGAPALVINQKYLISGAQDQATIEANLAQIAQQEGETLIAKLDQVGQNGQTCHFENGQWHCD